The following proteins are encoded in a genomic region of Oryza brachyantha chromosome 11, ObraRS2, whole genome shotgun sequence:
- the LOC102718590 gene encoding PLASTID TRANSCRIPTIONALLY ACTIVE protein 6, chloroplastic-like, producing the protein MAGSVSVILSASGFPYPFPSRPLSKTLLNPSSSSSRSRWRCTRRILPAYVSLRGESQMPLLRRRRDVSAAYGDDDMDDDFGDFDLDDGDGVGDDEDLDNEQDYDVDYDRLLAPVKAPPQTLSREGEEEGDIAMVAAESFVSTQESASDTVVDYSVDEDEFHKIRLLHCDFLIRKVPDPDDDVFDFREMYVTPPDTDIYSIPRVLAPMPQKYVRCTKKNFGRYHVSEPPVEYLRDPLYKTEREIMKVFLTKHYRNRRCNDPDFFLDFEEIYVIDSKTRSITRAKVVVSVPEGKKRDRKNDLLLIRDGGESFRIIDKTKRDDATTVIQREEWATSRQDVEKHFRKLRDFDYSNWF; encoded by the exons ATGGCGGGCAGCGTGTCCGTCATCCTCTCCGCCTCCGGCTTCCCCTATCCATTCCCCTCTCGACCACTCTCCAAAACCCTACTaaacccctcctcctccagctccagGTCGAGGTGGAGGTGCACGCGCCGGATCCTTCCCGCCTATGTGTCCCTCCGTGGTGAAAGTCAGATGCCcctcctgcggcggcggcgcgatgtCTCCGCTGcgtacggcgacgacgacatggaCGACGACTTCGGGGACTTCGACCTCGACGACGGGGACGGCGTGGGGGACGACGAAGACCTCGACAACGAGCAGGACTACGACGTCGACTAcgaccgcctcctcgcccccgTCAAGGCGCCGCCGCAGACGCTGTccagggagggagaggaggagggggacaTCGCCATGGTCGCAGCCGAGAGCTTCGTCTCCACCCAGGAGTCCGCCTCCGACACCGTGGTCGACTACTCCGTGGACGAGGACGAGTTCCACAAGATTCGGCTGCTCCATTGCGATTTCCTTATCCGCAAGGTGCCCgaccccgacgacgacgtcttCGACTTTCGGGAG ATGTACGTCACGCCACCAGACACTGACATCTACTCCATCCCAAGGGTTCTTGCCCCAATGCCACAGAAG TATGTGAGGTGTACGAAGAAAAATTTTGGTCGCTACCATGTCAGTGAGCCACCAGTTGAGTATCTACGTGATCCTCTCTACAAGACAGAGAGGGAGATCATGAAG GTTTTTCTAACAAAACATTACAGAAATAGGCGGTGTAATGAtccagatttttttcttgactttGAAGAGATTTATGTTATTGACTCAAAAACAAGGTCAATCACAAGAGCAAAAGTTGTG GTTAGTGTCCCTGAAGGAAAGAAGAGGGACAGGAAAAACGACTTGCTACTTATACGAGATGGAGGGGAATCGTTCAGAATAATTGACAAG ACGAAAAGGGATGATGCTACCACTGTGATCCAAAGAGAAGAGTGGGCAACGTCAAGGCAAGATGTGGAGAAGCACTTTAGGAAGCTCCGTGATTTTGACTACTCGAATTGGTTTTGA
- the LOC102710741 gene encoding RNA-directed DNA methylation 4-like isoform X1, with protein sequence MASTSEAEGRDKPIVVRVKRKPSQTRPNAFWLEINERPVKKAMLDFSSLSVSEPSAGPNKVSVLTASEEPRVKKLLVQHIETVHHSEAVQDVLHSLLHSDLDAKEIKSKTKEWNNRTKQDRKQDQLRSAARQRHEDLGRNARFAQIWRSRKGDRHEVDESLREICHLYDAVQVDSDEEKHPSEPRITSFEEGAILCNFLPLIREHLPSAAEEIESDIISLAPSEDSDVYDIYTVKEVDDTSMGGTSSAPYPLLQVDDDCGVSYDDDDPYDTDDSNAEDNPLYDYPEELSEGEDDGSNSENPFSDIDGSDPEYEKEEVEEENDEDGR encoded by the exons atggcgtccACCTCGGAGGCTGAGGGGAGGGACAAACCCATCGTCGTCCGTGTCAAGCGCAAGCCCTCCCAGACCCGCCCCAACGCTTTCT GGCTAGAGATCAATGAAAGGCCGGTGAAGAAGGCTATGCTCGATTTCTCTAGCCTTTCAGTCTCCGAGCCATCCGCCGGTCCTAATAAAG TTTCCGTGCTTACAGCTTCAGAGGAACCACGAGTTAAGAAACTTCTGGTACAGCACATTGAGACCGTACATCATTCTGAGGCTGTTCAAGATGTTTTGCACTCTCTTCTG CATTCTGATTTGGATGCCAAAGAGATAAAGAGCAAGACAAAGGAGTGGAACAACAGAACTAAGCAAGATAGA AAACAAGACCAGCTAAGATCAGCAGCCAGACAGAGGCATGAG gaTCTTGGAAGAAATGCTCGCTTTGCACAAATATGGAGAAGTCGGAAAGGAGACAGGCATGAAGTTGATGAATCACTGCGAGAAATATGCCATCTTTATGATGCCGTGCAAGTAGATTCTGATGAAGAGAAGCATCCATCAGAACCAAG GATTACCTCTTTTGAAGAGGGTGCAATTTTGTGCAATTTTCTTCCACTCATACGGGAACACTTGCCATCGGCTGCTGAAGAAATTGAATCAGATATTATTTCACTGGCACCATCAGAAG ATTCAGATGTTTACGACATATATACTGTCAAGGAGGTGGATGATACATCAATGGGGGGCACATCTTCAGCTCCATACCCACT GTTACAAGTGGATGATGATTGTGGCGTAAGTTATGATGATGACGATCCTTATGATACAGATGATTCTAATG CCGAAGATAACCCATTGTATGATTATCCTGAAGAGTTGTCAGAGGGTGAGGATGATGGTTCCAATAGCGAAAATCCTTTTTCAGATATAGACGGTTCTGACCCCGAGTACGAGAAGGAAGAGGTGGAAGAAGAAAATGATGAAGACGGGAGATAA
- the LOC102710448 gene encoding uncharacterized protein LOC102710448, producing the protein MTAIRTEDSQLFLSVPALNHAASYLAQRASYLTQCLPVSGYTGISEEGQELTTLPPAPTPGGSFQASSQQSADSSGEIDYSGSSSQEITGQIAPLRVFQNGASLFQGLVESARKTVRGSADDIGWLQRDQSLPPTEDGTTRFLEILDSVRKNEHKLPDSVVYLLVPGLFSKHGPLYFVKTKSYFSKMGLACHIAKIHSESSVSKNASEIKEYIEEIYWGSKKRVLLLGHSKGGVDAAAALSIYWPQLEDKVAGLALAQSPYGGSPVASDILREGQLGDYVRLRKLMEILVSKVLKGDLQALEDLTYEKRKAFLQQNPLPPEILIVSFHTEASITPSVVTALSHVAHLELPAAADGNPTRIPVVMPLSAAMAACSQLLVARYGEKSDGLVTRKDAEVPGSVVVHPERKLDHAWMVYSSLKEEPRDQADTSQVCEALLTLLVEVAQKRRHEMAMKDE; encoded by the exons ATGACAGCTATTCGGACTGAAGATTCACAGCTCTTCCTCTCCGTCCCAGCTTTAAACCATGCTGCGTCTTATCTGGCCCAAAGAGCTTCATATCTTACCCAGTGTCTCCCAGTATCTGGTTACACAG GTATTTCTGAGGAAGGACAAGAGCTAACGACGCTGCCACCTGCACCGACCCCTGGTGGATCTTTTCAGGCTTCTTCTCAACAGTCAGCTGACTCATCTGGTGAAATAGATTATAGTGGGAGTTCATCTCAGGAAATCACAGGACAGATAGCACCTTTGCGTGTCTTCCAGAATGGAGCTTCGCTGTTTCAAGG TCTTGTAGAGAGTGCTCGGAAAACGGTTCGTGGCTCAGCAGATGATATTGGATGGCTTCAGCGGGATCAAAGCTTACCTCCAACTGAGGATGGAACAACCAGATTCTTAGAAATTCTTGACTCTGTGAG AAAAAATGAACATAAGCTGCCTGATTCAGTGGTCTATTTGTTGGTTCCAG GTTTGTTTAGTAAACATGGACCTCTTTACTTCGTCAAGACAAAATCATACTTCTCCAAGATGGGTCTTGCTTGTCATATTGCCAAGATCCACAGTGAG TCTTCAGTAAGTAAAAATGCAAGTGAGATAAAAGAGTACATAGAAGAAATATACTGGGGATCAAAGAAGCGTGTTCTACTTCTTGGTCATAGCAAGGGTGGTGtagatgcagcagcagcactctCCATTTACTGGCCACAGTTGGAGGACAAGGTTGCAGGCTTGGCTTTAGCTCAAAGCCCATATGGAGGAAGCCCAGTTGCTTCAGATATCTTACGAGAAGGCCAGCTTGGTGACTATGTCAGGTTACGTAAACTCATGGAGATTTTGGTATCCAAAGTCCTTAAG ggcGATCTTCAGGCTCTGGAAGATCTGACATATGAGAAGAGGAAAGCATTCCTGCAGCAGAATCCATTGCCTCCTGAGATTCTCATTGTCTCATTCCACACAGAGGCAAGCATCACCCCCAGTGTGGTCACAGCCCTCTCTCATGTTGCACACTTGGAGCTCCCAGCTGCAGCTGATGGGAATCCTACCAGGATCCCAGTTGTAATGCCACTTTCAGCTGCAATGGCAGCATGCTCACAACTGCTGGTAGCAAGGTATGGTGAGAAGAGTGATGGTCTTGTGACAAGGAAGGATGCTGAAGTTCCTGGATCAGTGGTGGTCCACCCAGAGCGGAAGTTAGACCATGCGTGGATGGTTTATTCCTCACTGAAAGAGGAACCTAGGGATCAGGCAGACACATCGCAGGTATGTGAAGCCCTGCTGACTCTGCTTGTTGAGGTTGCTCAGAAACGGAGGCATGAGATGGCAATGAAAgatgaataa
- the LOC102710741 gene encoding RNA-directed DNA methylation 4-like isoform X2, producing the protein MASTSEAEGRDKPIVVRVKRKPSQTRPNAFWLEINERPVKKAMLDFSSLSVSEPSAGPNKASEEPRVKKLLVQHIETVHHSEAVQDVLHSLLHSDLDAKEIKSKTKEWNNRTKQDRKQDQLRSAARQRHEDLGRNARFAQIWRSRKGDRHEVDESLREICHLYDAVQVDSDEEKHPSEPRITSFEEGAILCNFLPLIREHLPSAAEEIESDIISLAPSEDSDVYDIYTVKEVDDTSMGGTSSAPYPLLQVDDDCGVSYDDDDPYDTDDSNAEDNPLYDYPEELSEGEDDGSNSENPFSDIDGSDPEYEKEEVEEENDEDGR; encoded by the exons atggcgtccACCTCGGAGGCTGAGGGGAGGGACAAACCCATCGTCGTCCGTGTCAAGCGCAAGCCCTCCCAGACCCGCCCCAACGCTTTCT GGCTAGAGATCAATGAAAGGCCGGTGAAGAAGGCTATGCTCGATTTCTCTAGCCTTTCAGTCTCCGAGCCATCCGCCGGTCCTAATAAAG CTTCAGAGGAACCACGAGTTAAGAAACTTCTGGTACAGCACATTGAGACCGTACATCATTCTGAGGCTGTTCAAGATGTTTTGCACTCTCTTCTG CATTCTGATTTGGATGCCAAAGAGATAAAGAGCAAGACAAAGGAGTGGAACAACAGAACTAAGCAAGATAGA AAACAAGACCAGCTAAGATCAGCAGCCAGACAGAGGCATGAG gaTCTTGGAAGAAATGCTCGCTTTGCACAAATATGGAGAAGTCGGAAAGGAGACAGGCATGAAGTTGATGAATCACTGCGAGAAATATGCCATCTTTATGATGCCGTGCAAGTAGATTCTGATGAAGAGAAGCATCCATCAGAACCAAG GATTACCTCTTTTGAAGAGGGTGCAATTTTGTGCAATTTTCTTCCACTCATACGGGAACACTTGCCATCGGCTGCTGAAGAAATTGAATCAGATATTATTTCACTGGCACCATCAGAAG ATTCAGATGTTTACGACATATATACTGTCAAGGAGGTGGATGATACATCAATGGGGGGCACATCTTCAGCTCCATACCCACT GTTACAAGTGGATGATGATTGTGGCGTAAGTTATGATGATGACGATCCTTATGATACAGATGATTCTAATG CCGAAGATAACCCATTGTATGATTATCCTGAAGAGTTGTCAGAGGGTGAGGATGATGGTTCCAATAGCGAAAATCCTTTTTCAGATATAGACGGTTCTGACCCCGAGTACGAGAAGGAAGAGGTGGAAGAAGAAAATGATGAAGACGGGAGATAA